The genomic window CCGCGGAGACCTGAGGGCGCCGTTGGGGCTGGCAGACGAGGACGGGGAGCCGATCACCTATCGGCGCCTGCCGTTCATCCTCGTGGTAGTCGACGAGCTGGCCGACCTGATGATGGTGGCCGCCCGCGACGTAGAGGACTCCATCTGTCGCCTGGCACAGATGGCCCGGGCGGTCGGTATCCACCTGGTGGTGGCCACCCAGCGACCATCGGTCAACATCATCACCGGCGTCATTAAGGCCAACATCCCGGCCCGTCTGGCATTCGCAGTCTCCAGCCTCGCCGACAGCAGGGTGATCCTCGACCAGCAGGGCGCCGAACGCCTGGTCGGCAAGGGCGACATGCTCCTGCTGGGCCCCAGTTCCAGCGTCGCACAGAGAATCCAGGGTGCATGGGTGGACGAAAACGAGGTCCGACAGGTAGTGGAGTCCTGGGCGGCCCAGGCGCGCGCCATGGCGAAAGCTACCGAGGCTTCGGAGCACGCCCATGATCCGACGGGGCCTGTGGACGTGACCACGGCGGCTCCGGTACCCGACATGATCACCGGGGACGCTTCGCGCCCGGCGGTCGGCGGCTCTCCCGCTGAGGACGACCTGTTCGAGCAGGCCCGGCACCTGGTGGTGTCGAGCCAGCTCGGTTCCACGTCGATGCTCCAGCGCAAGCTCCGGGTGGGCTTCGCCCGGGCCGGTCGGCTCATGGACCTCATGGAGGAGGCCGGCGTGGTCGGTCCATCGACCGGGTCGAAGGCCCGGGAGGTCCTGGTCTCGCCCGAGCATCTCGATAACCATCAGGGGCAGGGCTACTAGCCGTAACCGTCAGGGCTCCCGTAGACGACACCGACCCGGCGAACCCCTCGGCGGTCGGAACCAACGTCACCAGGTCGGTCATAGACCAATCACCAACGAGGCGTGTGACAGCCGACCCGGGCATCCTTATGGCCGGGCACCCAACCTCCGGCAGAGCATCGCTACCCTCGGGCCGTGGCACAGAACGTCATCCTGCTCGTTGTGGCGATGGTGGGTCTGACGCTGTTCGCCGACCGGTTCGTGGCGGGTGCGGCGCAGCTGGCCGCACGCCTGAACGTCTCGACAGTCGTTGCCGGTGCCCTGATCATCGGTTTCGGGACGAGCGCACCGGAGCTGGTCGTCTCCACCGTCGCCACGCTCACGGAGGGGGCCGAGGGAACCGCCCTCGGGATCGGCAACATCGTCGGGGCAAACGTGGCGAACCTGACGCTGGTCCTCTCGGTACCGGCGCTGGTTTTCGGCGGCATCGCCATCCAGAAGGGGGTCAAGCGCCAGGCCGCGCTGTCCGCCACCGGCGTGACGATCTTCGCGCTGGCGGCCTACGCAGGACAGCCGACGGTCGTCAAGGGCGTCGGCATGGCGCTGCTGATGGTGGTCGCCCTGCGGATCGTCGTCCGGTTGGGCGAGGGCGTCGACGACGGCGTCACGTCTGACGGGGCAGGCGGGCCGGGCGCCTGGGTGTGGACGCTCGTGGGCCTGGTCGGGACCGTGGGATTCGCCCACCTCGTCGTCCGTGGGGCAACGGGGATCGCCGACGAGATGGGGTGGACGGGCGGCTTCGTCGGGTTCGCGCTCGTGGCGCTCGGCACGACGCAGCCCGAGCTTCTCACGGCCCTGGCCGCCGCCCGCCGCGGCGAGTCGGGGCTCGTCTTCGGCAACCTGCTGGGCTCCAACCTCTTCAACAGCCTCACCGTCGGGTCGGCGGTCTTCCTGGCGAACGGGAACAAGCCGTATGACGAGGCGTCGCGGCTGCCGGTCGGCAGCCTGCTGATCATGGTGGCCGTGAGTTGGCTGGTGATCGTGATGATGGCCACCGGACGTCGGATCCGCCGCGGCGAGGCGATCGTCCTGCTGGGCGTCTACGGCGCCGTGCTCGGCTGGCTGGCCATGACCGGCGCTACGGCCTGAGCGCAGGCCGGAGGCATGGCGCCGAGCGCCTAGCCTGAGCCGATCATGGGCGAAGGGACCTACCACCTCGTCACCCTCGGGTGTCCGAAGAACCAGGTCGACTCCGACAAGTTGGCCGGGACGCTGGCCGCCGACGGTATGGCGCCGACCGCCAGCCCCGACGAGGCCGACCTGATCGTGGTCAACACCTGTGCGTTCATCGCCGACGCCCGGCAGGAGTCGATCGACACGGTGCTGGCCCTATCGGACCTCCGCAGGGACGGCGCCCGCCTGGTCGTGACCGGATGTATGGCCGAGAGGTATGGCGACGAGTTGGCCACCGCCCTGCCGGAGGTCGACCGCGTCGCCGGGTTCGGGGTGCCGGTGGTGCTAGGCCGCCGCCCGGACCTCCCGTTCGACAGCGAGGCGACACTGCCGTCGTTCGACCTCCTGAACCTGCCGCGGCCCGCGTCGGACCGGCCCTGGGCCTACGTGAAGATCGCCGAGGGCTGTGACCGGGCGTGTGGGTTCTGTGCAATCCCGACCTTCCGGGGCCCACAGCGGAGTCGACCCGTACAGTCCATCCTGAACGAGGTCGAAGGCCTGGACGCCCGGGAGGTGGTCCTGGTGGCCCAGGACCTGGCCGCCTACGGCCGCGACCAGGGCGAGGGCGTGAAGGCCATCGTCCCGCTGGTCGAGGCGGTGGCCGACAGGGTCGACCGTGTGCGGCTTCTCTACCTCTACCCGTCGGAGCTGAGCGATCGGCTGGTCGACGCGATCTGCGCGACCGGTGTCCCGTACTTCGACCTGTCGCTCCAGCACGTCTCGCCACCGTTGATGCGTCGGATGCGCCGCTGGGGCGACGGCGACCGCTTCATGGAGCGGATCGACCACATCCGGTCCGTCGAACCGGATGCCGCCTTCCGGTCCAACTTCATAGTCGGCTACCCCGGTGAGACCGAGGAGGACCACGACGCCCTGCTGGACTTCGTGGCCGGGGCCGACCTCGACTGGTGCGGCTTCTTCGCCTTCAGCGAGGAGGAGGGCACACATGCCGCCACGCTCGACGGCGGCGTCGATCCCGGGCTGGCCGCCGAGCGACTGCACGAGTTGGGCGAGGTGCAGGACCGCATCACGGCGGCCCGCCGGGACGCCCTCATAGGACGACGGGTGACGGTGCTGGTGGACGAGTCGGGGGTCGGCCGCACCCATAGGGAGGCACCGGAGATCGACGGGATCGTGTCCGTTCCCACCGACCTCCCGGCCGGCGGGTTCGCCGACCTGACGGTGACCGGCGCCCTGGGACCCGACCTGGTGGCGGCGTGAAGCACCTCCGTACCATCGTCTCTCCGGCCAACCTGGTCACCCTGGCCCGACTCCTGCTGGCACCCGTGCTGTTCGCCCTGATCCTGGGCGCCGAGGACCGGCGCGGGGCCACCTGGGCGGGCTTCGTGCTGGGGCTGGTGCTCGCCTCCACCGACTACTTCGACGGGATCCTGGCCCGGCGCCGGGGCACGGTCAGCCGATGGGGTGCCTTCCTGGACCCGCTGGCCGACAAGGTGGTGGTGATCGGGGTCGGGGTCTGCCTGGCCATGGTCGGCCGCTACGCATGGCTGCCGGTCGTGCTGCTCACCGTTCGGGAGGTGGCCATCACCGGCTACCGCCTGTGGTTCGCCCGCCGGGGCCTGGCAGTACCGGCTCGGAGGTCGGCCAAGTGGAAGACGACCATCCAGGGGGTGGCCCTGCTGCTGGCCATCATGCCACCGCTGGAGGACGCCGACCTGGTGGTCCAGGCCTGCCTCTGGGTGGCCGTGGCCTTCACCTTGGTGACGGGGGCCCAGTACCTGCTCGACGGTGATCGGGCCACCAGCGCCACCGGTTCGAAGTCGGCCTGAGGGTCGACCCGGCTGGGGAGAGGGGAGCGGCTCGTGCGCTGTGAGATCGTCGCCGTCGGCACCGAGCTGCTGCTTGGCCAGATCGTGGACACGAACTCCTCGTGGATCGGCGAGCGCCTGGCCCTGGCCGGGATCGACTGCCACCGGCACACCGCGGTGGGCGACAACCGGGAGCGGATGAAGGTCGCCTTCACCGAGGCACTGGATCGTTCCGATGCGGTGATCGTCACCGGGGGACTGGGGCCCACCCAGGACGACATCACCCGTGAGGTGCTGGCCGAGGTGCTGGGGGTGGATCTGGTTCGGGATCCCGACGTGGTGGTCCGGATCGAGGCGGTGTTCGGCGGGAGGGGGCGCCCCATGCCGGCCAGCAACCTGCGCCAGGCCGACGTGCCGGTCGGGGCAACCACGATCGCCCAGATGCCGGGGACCGCACCCGGCCTGGTC from Acidimicrobiales bacterium includes these protein-coding regions:
- a CDS encoding sodium:calcium antiporter codes for the protein MAQNVILLVVAMVGLTLFADRFVAGAAQLAARLNVSTVVAGALIIGFGTSAPELVVSTVATLTEGAEGTALGIGNIVGANVANLTLVLSVPALVFGGIAIQKGVKRQAALSATGVTIFALAAYAGQPTVVKGVGMALLMVVALRIVVRLGEGVDDGVTSDGAGGPGAWVWTLVGLVGTVGFAHLVVRGATGIADEMGWTGGFVGFALVALGTTQPELLTALAAARRGESGLVFGNLLGSNLFNSLTVGSAVFLANGNKPYDEASRLPVGSLLIMVAVSWLVIVMMATGRRIRRGEAIVLLGVYGAVLGWLAMTGATA
- the rimO gene encoding 30S ribosomal protein S12 methylthiotransferase RimO, with product MGEGTYHLVTLGCPKNQVDSDKLAGTLAADGMAPTASPDEADLIVVNTCAFIADARQESIDTVLALSDLRRDGARLVVTGCMAERYGDELATALPEVDRVAGFGVPVVLGRRPDLPFDSEATLPSFDLLNLPRPASDRPWAYVKIAEGCDRACGFCAIPTFRGPQRSRPVQSILNEVEGLDAREVVLVAQDLAAYGRDQGEGVKAIVPLVEAVADRVDRVRLLYLYPSELSDRLVDAICATGVPYFDLSLQHVSPPLMRRMRRWGDGDRFMERIDHIRSVEPDAAFRSNFIVGYPGETEEDHDALLDFVAGADLDWCGFFAFSEEEGTHAATLDGGVDPGLAAERLHELGEVQDRITAARRDALIGRRVTVLVDESGVGRTHREAPEIDGIVSVPTDLPAGGFADLTVTGALGPDLVAA
- the pgsA gene encoding CDP-diacylglycerol--glycerol-3-phosphate 3-phosphatidyltransferase is translated as MKHLRTIVSPANLVTLARLLLAPVLFALILGAEDRRGATWAGFVLGLVLASTDYFDGILARRRGTVSRWGAFLDPLADKVVVIGVGVCLAMVGRYAWLPVVLLTVREVAITGYRLWFARRGLAVPARRSAKWKTTIQGVALLLAIMPPLEDADLVVQACLWVAVAFTLVTGAQYLLDGDRATSATGSKSA